The Streptomyces sp. NBC_01454 genome includes a window with the following:
- a CDS encoding bifunctional lytic transglycosylase/C40 family peptidase, whose amino-acid sequence MKKILIGLGITWLCCCALIVAAVMAVATKVGSDNTGNDIENAGFGGGISQGADVPDWLRTLIDKAISQYGCPEVTPALLAAQLYQESGFDPKIQSFKTVEKDGKKVKVPVASGIAQFIPGTWTTHGKDGDGDGDKDVFDPADAVPAAVDYDCDIAKDVRNVPGDKADNMLAAYNAGPYAVKKYGGIPPYPETQNYVKIIRSLAKKWTDALAQSGPVPAGSGRTGQVVAAAQKALDTDYVFGGDCRAPYTEGNGCDCSSLVKMAWASVGVNLPRTTYDQVNQGTVVRSTDDLQPGDLLFARGSASRPEHVGMFVGNGQVIEAPKTGLKVRLKPLSYWKPQILVMKRVG is encoded by the coding sequence GTGAAGAAGATCCTCATCGGCCTCGGCATCACCTGGCTGTGCTGCTGCGCCCTCATCGTCGCAGCCGTGATGGCTGTCGCAACGAAGGTCGGAAGCGACAACACGGGCAACGACATCGAGAACGCCGGCTTCGGCGGTGGGATATCCCAAGGCGCTGACGTTCCGGATTGGCTGCGGACACTGATCGACAAGGCCATCAGCCAGTACGGGTGCCCCGAGGTCACGCCCGCCCTGCTGGCGGCTCAGCTGTATCAGGAGAGTGGATTCGACCCGAAGATCCAGTCCTTCAAGACCGTCGAGAAGGACGGGAAGAAGGTCAAGGTGCCGGTCGCCAGTGGCATCGCGCAGTTCATCCCCGGGACGTGGACGACGCACGGCAAGGACGGCGACGGTGACGGCGACAAGGACGTCTTCGACCCTGCCGACGCGGTACCGGCCGCCGTCGACTACGACTGCGACATTGCCAAGGACGTCCGCAATGTCCCCGGTGACAAGGCAGACAACATGTTGGCCGCCTACAACGCCGGGCCGTACGCGGTGAAGAAGTACGGGGGGATCCCGCCGTATCCGGAGACCCAGAACTACGTCAAGATCATCCGTAGCCTTGCCAAGAAGTGGACCGACGCCCTGGCCCAGAGCGGCCCGGTGCCTGCGGGTAGCGGACGGACCGGACAAGTCGTCGCCGCGGCGCAGAAGGCGCTGGACACCGACTACGTGTTCGGAGGGGACTGCCGCGCGCCGTACACCGAGGGCAACGGCTGTGACTGCTCAAGCCTCGTGAAAATGGCGTGGGCCAGCGTGGGTGTGAACCTGCCGCGGACCACGTACGACCAGGTGAATCAAGGGACCGTGGTGCGATCCACTGACGATCTCCAGCCTGGTGATCTGCTCTTCGCCCGCGGCAGCGCCTCTCGCCCCGAGCACGTCGGCATGTTCGTGGGCAACGGCCAGGTCATCGAAGCCCCCAAGACCGGCCTCAAGGTGCGCCTGAAGCCGCTCTCGTACTGGAAGCCCCAGATTCTGGTCATGAAGCGTGTCGGCTGA
- a CDS encoding ATP-binding protein, which produces MRLPVRHISGNLIWTTNAATWGVWKVDTENYTHASKATKRERLDALEALFKSLRGEVLLLSLCPQVDAASVVQRMTAGVDWDKSPEYVDLSLRVLDQLEGLELTGRLDFLAIPLPHLDLKQTARAVASSAQAELMSALGLPVPPITADEEAERLLQANRIAASWPAGIQLKAATEAEILWIYGHAARRGLDEPLLPEEGAPRGLRGRGRTVAAHTQVVMDEGGRAGQSRKGPSNPFGRRFAKVTTEFGSSYQAFSVLAEMPDSFRFPGSEYLAALDDFGFPVDWAVRLNIEAGSKAEPKSRRQQRELAHQRGEYDGETAGVPASLDKASFSLDEYRDRLTSSSTEVEIRASVVTCVWGATSEEANERANSLKHHFGGNDYTLVRPVGDQVPLFHAMLPGTKTPRPLLDFNQYLLARDFAMAMPFSGASLGDDTGSLYGLQLSGGGVRPVLIDFSHGPRVNASASAAFVGELGSGKSVALKTAMYSILSTGHRSGESRSRGRALVIDRTPQQEWTRFALACPGETQIIRVDETAGVSLDPLRIFRGPRAARYCESFLTPLLDIASMSIEGVTLAESIEATRRGPAPSMNALIANLAARAKTPDAEEPNDAAVRAAASELVRKMRALSKKDLGRTIFDPALPVVRITNADSIVFAVDRLGLPTKEELSEHRLRSLEVEKRFGWRLMYLITALCREVAFANSSEFTGVFLDECWWLTSSAEGSNLLLEIIADGRKHGAGAFAGSHDPYDIGPKNELGDKIRALLSHIFVFRHRSKTLAARCLEFIDLDPHDEEMIKLITENLSPLNVSDAERGLRAGECLYRDLRKRIAGMKVLIPADDGAADAIHTTPGQMGEDEPAVAVPLEGALA; this is translated from the coding sequence ATGCGTCTCCCCGTCCGGCACATCAGCGGCAACCTCATCTGGACGACCAACGCCGCCACGTGGGGCGTATGGAAGGTCGACACCGAGAACTACACCCACGCGTCCAAGGCAACGAAGAGGGAGAGGCTCGACGCCCTGGAGGCGCTGTTCAAGAGCCTTCGCGGTGAGGTCCTGCTGCTGAGCCTGTGCCCGCAGGTCGACGCCGCCTCTGTGGTCCAGCGGATGACGGCCGGGGTGGACTGGGACAAGAGTCCCGAATACGTCGACCTGTCGCTGAGGGTCCTCGACCAGCTGGAAGGTCTCGAACTGACCGGCCGCCTCGACTTCCTGGCGATACCCCTGCCGCACCTGGACCTCAAGCAGACCGCCAGGGCCGTCGCCTCCTCGGCGCAGGCCGAGTTGATGTCCGCGCTCGGGCTGCCGGTGCCGCCCATCACCGCAGACGAGGAGGCCGAGCGGCTTCTCCAGGCGAACCGGATCGCCGCATCCTGGCCGGCCGGGATCCAGCTCAAGGCCGCCACCGAGGCGGAAATCCTGTGGATCTACGGACACGCCGCGCGCCGAGGTCTCGACGAGCCGCTGCTCCCGGAAGAGGGTGCACCGCGCGGCCTGCGCGGCCGCGGGCGCACCGTCGCCGCTCACACCCAGGTCGTCATGGACGAGGGCGGCCGCGCAGGGCAGAGCCGCAAGGGGCCCTCGAACCCGTTCGGCCGCCGCTTCGCCAAGGTGACCACCGAGTTCGGCAGCAGCTATCAGGCCTTCAGCGTGCTGGCGGAGATGCCCGACTCCTTCCGCTTCCCCGGCTCCGAGTACTTGGCCGCTTTGGATGACTTCGGCTTCCCGGTCGACTGGGCGGTCCGGTTGAACATCGAGGCCGGCTCGAAGGCCGAGCCCAAGTCCCGCAGGCAGCAGCGCGAGCTCGCGCACCAGCGCGGTGAGTACGACGGAGAGACCGCCGGCGTTCCGGCCTCCCTGGACAAGGCATCGTTCTCACTGGACGAATACCGGGACCGGCTGACCTCCTCCTCCACCGAGGTCGAGATCCGCGCATCCGTCGTCACGTGCGTGTGGGGCGCCACCTCGGAAGAGGCCAACGAGCGGGCCAACTCCCTCAAGCACCACTTCGGCGGCAACGACTACACCCTGGTGAGGCCGGTCGGCGACCAGGTCCCCCTCTTCCACGCCATGCTGCCCGGCACCAAGACCCCGCGGCCCCTTCTCGACTTCAACCAGTACCTGCTCGCCCGTGACTTCGCCATGGCGATGCCGTTCAGCGGCGCCAGTCTCGGAGACGACACCGGCTCTCTGTACGGCCTGCAGTTGTCCGGCGGCGGTGTCCGTCCCGTCCTGATCGACTTCAGTCACGGGCCCCGGGTCAACGCCTCGGCGAGCGCGGCCTTCGTGGGGGAGCTGGGCTCCGGCAAGAGCGTCGCACTCAAGACGGCGATGTACTCGATTCTGTCCACCGGCCACCGCTCCGGTGAGTCCCGCAGCCGCGGCCGCGCCCTTGTCATCGACCGTACGCCGCAGCAGGAATGGACCAGGTTCGCCCTGGCCTGCCCGGGCGAGACGCAGATCATCCGGGTCGACGAGACCGCCGGCGTTTCGCTCGACCCGCTGCGGATCTTCCGCGGACCGCGCGCGGCGCGGTACTGCGAGTCGTTCCTCACGCCCCTGCTGGACATCGCCAGCATGTCGATCGAGGGCGTCACGCTCGCCGAGAGCATCGAGGCCACCCGGCGTGGCCCGGCCCCGTCCATGAACGCGCTCATCGCCAACCTCGCTGCACGCGCGAAGACGCCGGACGCGGAGGAGCCGAACGACGCCGCCGTGCGCGCCGCGGCCTCCGAGCTCGTCCGCAAGATGCGGGCCTTGTCGAAGAAGGACCTCGGCCGCACGATTTTCGACCCGGCCCTGCCGGTCGTCCGCATCACGAACGCCGACTCCATCGTCTTCGCCGTCGACCGGCTCGGCCTGCCGACCAAGGAGGAGCTCAGCGAGCACCGCCTGCGCAGCCTGGAGGTTGAGAAGCGGTTCGGCTGGCGCCTGATGTACCTCATCACCGCGCTGTGCCGGGAGGTCGCGTTCGCCAACTCCTCGGAGTTCACCGGCGTTTTCCTGGACGAGTGCTGGTGGCTGACCTCGTCCGCCGAGGGTTCCAACTTGCTGCTCGAGATCATCGCCGACGGGCGCAAGCACGGTGCGGGTGCCTTCGCGGGCAGCCACGACCCGTACGACATCGGACCTAAGAACGAGCTTGGCGACAAGATCAGGGCGCTGCTCTCCCACATCTTCGTTTTCCGCCACCGTTCCAAGACCCTCGCCGCCCGGTGCCTCGAGTTCATCGACCTCGACCCCCACGACGAGGAAATGATCAAGCTGATCACGGAGAACCTGAGCCCGCTCAACGTCTCCGACGCCGAGCGCGGACTGCGCGCCGGCGAATGCCTCTACCGGGACCTGCGCAAGCGGATCGCGGGAATGAAGGTCCTCATTCCCGCCGACGACGGCGCCGCGGACGCCATTCACACGACGCCGGGCCAGATGGGCGAGGACGAGCCGGCCGTCGCGGTGCCCCTCGAAGGCGCGCTGGCATGA
- a CDS encoding conjugal transfer protein: MKRSRRKARRENEAWPEDAAVETVEPGPAEQNETEEAAGWKTSTAGLTGLARLARVGAWALIASGPVIGVLALLSSSAPAQSAPKPQAAVKSTAATGPAGFAQLFVGSYLEAGEGTEKNLAPYYSGSIALTHPAGTRSALRTQVMDAREVSSGYWSVTVAVNVAAKSKKGGYTDAGVQYFRVAVQSTGSAADATSGYTAVSLPAQVAAPRSLKPGDLGYPTSRGSGTADPASDTAASFLKAYVAGQGELDRYTAPGVHISPVTPTPYSSIKLTAVQDDSPDSADNKVPGDGVRRRLLVSVDATDADGNTFPLTYALGLTARAGRWEISSLDDAPATAAQSKPSSAPNAQAPVAPSGAASPSGS, encoded by the coding sequence GTGAAGCGCTCACGCCGAAAGGCTCGTCGGGAGAACGAGGCGTGGCCCGAGGACGCGGCTGTCGAGACCGTCGAACCGGGGCCGGCCGAACAGAACGAGACGGAGGAGGCCGCCGGCTGGAAGACGAGCACGGCCGGCCTGACCGGACTCGCGCGCCTGGCGCGCGTCGGGGCATGGGCGCTGATCGCCTCCGGTCCGGTCATCGGAGTCCTGGCTCTGCTCAGCTCCTCCGCACCGGCCCAGAGCGCGCCCAAGCCGCAGGCCGCGGTCAAGTCGACCGCCGCGACCGGGCCGGCGGGCTTCGCGCAGCTGTTTGTCGGCTCCTACCTGGAAGCCGGGGAGGGCACCGAGAAGAACCTGGCGCCGTACTACTCGGGCAGCATCGCGCTCACGCACCCTGCCGGCACCCGCAGCGCCCTGCGCACTCAGGTGATGGACGCCCGCGAGGTCTCCTCCGGCTACTGGTCCGTCACTGTCGCGGTCAACGTTGCGGCGAAGTCCAAGAAGGGCGGCTACACCGACGCCGGGGTCCAGTACTTCCGCGTCGCCGTGCAGTCGACCGGCTCCGCCGCCGATGCCACCTCCGGATACACAGCCGTCTCCCTGCCGGCGCAGGTCGCCGCGCCGCGCTCACTCAAGCCCGGTGACCTCGGCTACCCGACCTCTCGCGGCAGCGGGACCGCCGACCCCGCATCGGACACCGCCGCCTCATTTCTGAAGGCGTACGTGGCCGGCCAGGGCGAGTTGGACCGTTACACCGCTCCCGGCGTCCACATCTCTCCCGTGACGCCGACCCCCTACTCCTCCATCAAGCTCACCGCCGTTCAGGACGACTCCCCCGACAGCGCCGACAACAAGGTCCCCGGCGACGGCGTCCGCAGGCGCCTGCTGGTCTCGGTCGACGCCACCGACGCGGACGGCAACACCTTCCCGCTCACGTACGCGCTCGGCCTGACCGCGCGCGCCGGGCGGTGGGAGATCTCCTCCCTCGACGACGCCCCGGCCACCGCTGCCCAGAGCAAGCCGTCCAGCGCCCCGAACGCCCAGGCCCCGGTCGCACCCAGCGGCGCCGCATCACCGTCCGGCAGCTGA